One Desulfobulbus oligotrophicus DNA segment encodes these proteins:
- a CDS encoding SH3 domain-containing protein, with protein sequence MKCFPCIFSKVWIVFFVVLVHQTITPVYAEILYIKPSLEVFMRKNQGDNARIVATVPMGTAVDLLQGGKEWSRIRLQDGRTGWVRSRFLGTSPLIPVVNIKPGVGPDGSVIDPQARFRDIVNENDRLRKELTSCTTDRSTLADKYQALAADPNSTLYTQTHLGEARKEIEELRNKLTAAEIEVTVLRKNQSIKWFFTGSLVILLGWLLGKMTGNGKKKYSSLLT encoded by the coding sequence ATGAAATGTTTTCCATGTATTTTCTCCAAAGTATGGATCGTCTTTTTTGTTGTGCTTGTGCACCAGACAATCACGCCGGTCTACGCTGAAATCCTCTACATCAAGCCAAGCCTCGAAGTATTCATGCGGAAGAATCAGGGTGACAATGCCAGAATCGTTGCCACCGTTCCCATGGGTACGGCTGTGGATCTGCTCCAGGGTGGGAAAGAATGGTCACGCATTCGGCTACAGGATGGGAGAACAGGATGGGTACGAAGCCGATTTCTAGGGACGTCGCCGTTGATTCCCGTGGTCAACATCAAACCCGGAGTGGGACCGGACGGCTCAGTCATTGACCCGCAGGCACGATTTCGCGATATTGTGAATGAGAACGATCGATTGCGCAAGGAGTTGACTTCCTGTACCACGGACCGCAGCACCTTGGCTGATAAATATCAGGCCCTGGCTGCCGATCCCAACAGTACGCTCTACACACAGACACATCTGGGAGAGGCCCGGAAGGAGATCGAAGAGTTACGGAACAAACTGACGGCAGCTGAAATTGAAGTCACCGTGCTTCGCAAAAATCAGTCGATCAAATGGTTTTTTACCGGTAGTTTAGTTATTCTACTAGGATGGCTGCTGGGCAAAATGACCGGTAACGGCAAGAAGAAATACTCCTCTCTCCTTACCTGA